One Mycobacterium marseillense DNA window includes the following coding sequences:
- a CDS encoding nitroreductase family deazaflavin-dependent oxidoreductase, with protein MGDHIELSPRGWVRDQTEQILSRGTTDGVEVFDRPIVLVTITGAKSGKQRYVPLMRVEKDGRYAIVASHGGAPEHPAWYANVKANPTVTLQDGDKVATLTARELEGSERDEWWQRSVEAFPPYAEYQTKTARQIPVFVLE; from the coding sequence ATGGGCGACCACATCGAGTTGAGTCCCAGGGGCTGGGTCCGCGACCAGACCGAACAAATCTTGAGTCGCGGCACCACCGACGGAGTCGAGGTCTTCGACCGGCCCATCGTGTTGGTGACCATCACCGGGGCGAAGTCCGGCAAACAGCGCTACGTACCGCTGATGCGAGTCGAGAAGGACGGCCGCTACGCCATCGTCGCGTCCCACGGCGGCGCCCCCGAGCACCCCGCCTGGTACGCCAATGTCAAGGCGAACCCGACGGTGACGCTGCAAGACGGCGACAAGGTCGCCACGCTCACCGCTCGCGAACTCGAGGGATCCGAGCGCGACGAGTGGTGGCAGCGGTCCGTCGAAGCCTTTCCTCCCTACGCGGAATACCAAACCAAGACGGCACGACAGATCCCGGTTTTCGTTCTGGAATAA
- a CDS encoding SulP family inorganic anion transporter codes for MEQGASSRIERLRDAAQYDLPASLVVFLVALPLSLGIAIASDAPVLAGLIAAIVGGIVGGWIGGSPLQVSGPAAGLTVIVADVVHQFGWGVTCFITVIAGILQVVLGFSRIARAALAISPVVVHAMLAGIGITIALQQVHVLLGGASESSAWSNVTGLPAQILGAHRPGLVLGLLVIAILVAWRWAPARVASIPGPLVAIVVVTAISVAFPFHVSRIVLNGSVLDALQLPSLPHGNWGAVVIAIITVTLITSVQSLLTAVSIDRMHNGPRTDFNRELIGQGAANIASGAIGGLPIAGVIVRSAANVNAGARTRASTIMHGFWILLFAVPFAGLVEKIPTAALAGLLIVIGIELLKPAHIETALRNGDLAVYLVTIVSVVFLNLLHGVMIGLALAVVVTGWRVVRARIEAKPVDDGWHVIVEGACTFLSLPRLTGVLASIPERTSVTLHLLTNYLDHAAHQAISDWQRRHTATGGEVHLRETLEPESVGHEAKPSKPHRRNAHLSLVAQLSADGRA; via the coding sequence GTGGAGCAGGGCGCATCGTCCCGCATAGAACGTCTCCGCGACGCGGCCCAATACGACCTGCCCGCGTCATTGGTGGTTTTCTTGGTAGCGCTCCCGTTGTCGCTCGGGATCGCAATCGCTTCAGATGCACCGGTTCTCGCCGGATTGATAGCGGCGATCGTCGGGGGGATCGTCGGGGGATGGATCGGCGGCTCGCCGCTGCAGGTCAGCGGGCCCGCCGCCGGACTCACCGTCATCGTCGCCGACGTCGTCCACCAGTTCGGCTGGGGCGTCACATGTTTCATCACAGTCATCGCCGGGATCCTGCAAGTTGTGTTGGGATTCAGTCGCATTGCGCGCGCCGCCCTGGCGATCTCGCCCGTCGTGGTGCACGCCATGCTGGCCGGTATCGGGATCACCATTGCCCTGCAGCAAGTACACGTATTGCTGGGTGGGGCCTCGGAGAGCTCGGCATGGAGCAACGTCACGGGGTTGCCCGCACAGATCCTCGGCGCGCACCGGCCAGGTCTGGTGTTGGGACTGTTGGTGATCGCCATTCTCGTGGCCTGGCGCTGGGCTCCGGCGCGGGTGGCCAGCATTCCCGGCCCGCTGGTCGCCATTGTGGTGGTCACGGCCATTTCGGTGGCGTTTCCATTCCACGTATCCCGGATCGTCCTGAACGGCTCCGTGCTCGACGCGCTGCAATTACCTTCGCTGCCGCACGGGAATTGGGGCGCCGTCGTGATCGCCATCATCACGGTCACCCTGATCACCAGCGTCCAGAGCCTGCTGACCGCGGTATCGATCGATCGCATGCACAACGGACCGCGAACCGACTTCAACCGCGAACTGATCGGGCAGGGCGCCGCGAACATCGCCTCGGGCGCGATCGGTGGGCTGCCCATCGCCGGTGTCATCGTGCGGAGCGCGGCCAACGTGAACGCCGGCGCGAGAACCCGTGCCTCGACGATCATGCACGGGTTCTGGATCCTGCTTTTCGCCGTGCCCTTCGCCGGGCTGGTCGAAAAGATCCCGACCGCTGCGCTTGCCGGCTTGCTCATCGTCATCGGGATCGAGCTGTTGAAACCGGCGCACATCGAAACCGCTTTGCGCAACGGCGATCTCGCCGTCTACCTGGTGACCATTGTCAGCGTCGTCTTCCTCAATCTGCTGCACGGCGTCATGATCGGACTCGCGTTGGCCGTTGTCGTGACCGGATGGCGGGTGGTGCGCGCGAGGATCGAGGCCAAGCCCGTGGACGATGGATGGCACGTCATCGTCGAGGGGGCGTGCACGTTCCTGTCGTTGCCGAGGCTGACCGGTGTCCTGGCGTCCATCCCGGAACGCACGTCGGTGACCCTGCATCTGCTCACGAACTACCTCGACCATGCGGCCCATCAGGCGATCAGCGACTGGCAACGACGGCATACCGCCACGGGCGGGGAGGTTCATCTCCGCGAAACGCTCGAGCCGGAATCCGTTGGGCACGAGGCCAAGCCGTCGAAACCCCACCGCCGCAATGCGCACCTGAGCCTGGTCGCTCAGCTCTCCGCGGACGGACGCGCCTGA
- a CDS encoding LLM class F420-dependent oxidoreductase: MRIGVVFPQTELGSDPAVLRAYAQRVEELGFAHILAYDHVVGADTAVHQGFEGPYDIDSTFHEPFVMLGYLAAVTTLELVTGVIILPQRQTVLVAKQAAEVDLLSGGRLRLGVGLGWNAVEYEALGETFTNRGKRSEEQVELMRRLWTERSVTFNGTYHTVTGAGLAPLPAQRPIPVWFGAASDRAYERAGRLGDGWFPMTAPGAGLDHALAQVNRAAEAAGRDPRSIGMEGRISWTGDPDKLAAAIAAWKAAGASHLSVNTMKAGLARVDDHLAVLERVAADLT; this comes from the coding sequence ATGCGCATCGGAGTCGTCTTCCCCCAGACCGAGCTCGGATCAGACCCCGCCGTCCTGCGCGCCTACGCCCAGCGCGTCGAGGAGCTCGGGTTCGCCCACATCCTCGCCTATGACCACGTCGTCGGCGCCGACACGGCGGTGCACCAGGGCTTTGAGGGCCCCTACGACATCGACTCGACGTTTCACGAGCCATTCGTCATGTTGGGCTACCTGGCCGCGGTCACCACCCTGGAACTCGTCACCGGCGTCATCATCTTGCCGCAGCGGCAGACGGTCCTGGTGGCCAAACAGGCCGCCGAGGTCGACCTGCTCTCCGGCGGGCGCTTGCGGCTCGGTGTCGGATTGGGCTGGAACGCCGTGGAGTACGAAGCGCTCGGGGAGACGTTCACCAACCGCGGAAAACGCTCCGAGGAGCAGGTCGAGCTCATGCGCAGGCTGTGGACCGAACGATCGGTCACCTTCAACGGCACGTACCACACCGTGACCGGCGCGGGCCTGGCCCCGCTGCCCGCCCAGCGCCCCATCCCGGTGTGGTTCGGGGCGGCCTCCGATCGCGCCTACGAACGCGCCGGTCGCCTCGGCGACGGGTGGTTTCCGATGACAGCGCCCGGCGCCGGCCTGGACCACGCGCTCGCGCAGGTGAACCGCGCGGCCGAGGCGGCGGGCCGGGACCCGCGAAGCATCGGCATGGAGGGTCGGATCAGCTGGACCGGCGACCCCGACAAGCTCGCCGCCGCCATCGCCGCATGGAAAGCCGCCGGGGCCAGCCATCTATCCGTGAACACCATGAAGGCAGGCTTGGCGCGTGTCGACGACCACCTCGCCGTATTGGAGCGAGTGGCCGCCGACCTGACGTAG
- a CDS encoding 2-hydroxyacid dehydrogenase, giving the protein MTAKDLSGVLRVGELEPALEQELAARYDIAKLPDGPGRAPFLAEHALDVRVLLTWGPPGVDADTIAALPNLEAIVNNGAGVDLIDLEAAKRRGIGVSNTPDVLSETVADTALGLILMTLRRFGAADRYVRAGRWAREGRFPYARDLSGLRVGILGLGRIGSAIATRLLGFDCAVAYHNRRRIDGSPYRYAPSPGELAESVDVLVVATTGDQKTHKLVDRAVLQALGPEGYLINIARGSVVDQDALVELLVAGELAGAGLDVFADEPQVPAELCDLDNVVLLPHIGSATARTRRAMALLAIRNLESYLDTGELVTPVLRPRCRRA; this is encoded by the coding sequence GTGACGGCCAAGGATCTGAGCGGGGTGCTGCGGGTCGGCGAACTGGAGCCGGCGCTCGAACAGGAGCTCGCCGCCCGCTATGACATTGCGAAGCTTCCCGACGGCCCGGGCCGGGCCCCGTTTTTGGCCGAGCACGCCCTCGACGTGCGCGTACTGCTGACATGGGGTCCGCCGGGCGTCGACGCCGACACCATCGCGGCGCTGCCCAACCTGGAGGCCATCGTCAACAACGGGGCCGGGGTGGACCTGATCGACCTGGAGGCGGCGAAGCGCCGCGGCATCGGCGTGAGCAACACCCCTGACGTGCTGTCGGAAACGGTCGCCGATACGGCGCTGGGCCTGATCCTGATGACGCTGCGCCGTTTCGGCGCCGCCGATCGCTACGTGCGGGCGGGGCGGTGGGCCCGCGAGGGTCGGTTTCCGTACGCCAGGGACCTCAGCGGCCTGCGGGTGGGCATTCTGGGCCTGGGCCGCATCGGTTCGGCGATCGCCACCAGGCTGCTCGGATTCGATTGCGCCGTCGCATATCACAACCGGCGCCGCATCGACGGGTCGCCGTATCGCTACGCCCCGTCACCGGGGGAGCTCGCCGAGTCCGTCGATGTGCTGGTCGTCGCCACCACGGGTGACCAGAAGACCCACAAGCTGGTCGACCGCGCCGTGCTGCAGGCACTGGGGCCCGAGGGGTATCTGATCAACATCGCCCGGGGCAGCGTCGTCGATCAGGACGCGCTGGTGGAACTGCTGGTCGCCGGCGAGCTGGCGGGCGCCGGCCTGGACGTCTTCGCCGACGAACCGCAGGTGCCGGCCGAATTGTGTGACCTGGACAACGTGGTCCTGCTTCCGCACATCGGCAGCGCCACGGCCCGGACGCGGCGGGCGATGGCGCTGCTGGCGATCCGCAATCTCGAGAGCTACCTGGACACCGGCGAACTCGTGACGCCCGTACTGAGACCGCGCTGTCGTCGGGCCTGA
- a CDS encoding ATP-binding protein, translating into MRLTLAGTARPDTAAEWRRALHQWLRHEVRASENIHEDVVLGVNEALANCVEHAYRSCREAGGMKLQASYDPRAESIRVCVSDRGSWRKPSARQTNDPRASRGITLMHGLADHCTIHARPNGTSVYLDYTTDADSTGQQ; encoded by the coding sequence GTGCGCTTGACGCTCGCCGGCACAGCCCGCCCCGATACGGCGGCGGAGTGGCGCCGTGCCCTGCACCAGTGGCTGCGGCACGAGGTGCGCGCATCGGAGAACATCCATGAGGACGTCGTTCTGGGGGTGAACGAAGCGCTGGCCAACTGTGTGGAGCACGCCTACCGCTCCTGCCGCGAGGCCGGGGGAATGAAACTGCAGGCCAGCTACGATCCCCGCGCCGAGTCAATCCGGGTGTGCGTCAGCGATCGCGGCAGTTGGCGCAAGCCCTCGGCGCGGCAGACCAACGATCCTCGTGCCTCGCGCGGCATCACGCTGATGCACGGCCTCGCCGATCACTGCACCATCCACGCCCGCCCCAACGGCACCAGCGTCTACTTGGACTACACCACCGACGCGGATAGCACCGGCCAGCAATAA
- a CDS encoding cytochrome P450, which translates to MPSTVDTPRQLRPDVDLTDGAFYAGDSRPVYRWMRENEPVFRDRNGLAAAATYQAVIDAERAPELFSNAGGIRPDQDAPPMMIAMDDPAHLLRRKLVNAGFTRKRVKDREPSIGALCDALIDNVCERGECDFVWDLAAPLPMAVIGDMLGVLPEERQMFLRWSDDMVTLLSSTTAQEDFQVSIDAFAAYTEYMTSMIAARKAEPTDDLVSVLVHAEVDGEKLADHEIVTEVLLLLIGGDETTRHTLSGGTAQILRHPHQHRQLVDDVALLPNAIEEMLRWTAPVKNMARTLTADLEFHGTQLARGEKMILLFESANFDEAVFGDPESFRIDRYPNNHLAFGFGTHFCLGNQLARLELSMMLERLLKRLPDMELASGDPLPLRPANFVSGLERMPVRFTPSAPSGA; encoded by the coding sequence ATGCCAAGCACTGTTGATACGCCACGCCAGCTACGGCCCGATGTCGATCTGACCGACGGCGCCTTCTACGCGGGCGACTCGCGGCCGGTCTATCGGTGGATGCGCGAGAACGAGCCGGTCTTTCGGGACCGCAACGGGTTGGCCGCCGCCGCGACGTATCAGGCGGTGATCGACGCCGAGCGGGCGCCCGAGCTGTTCTCCAACGCGGGTGGCATCCGGCCGGACCAGGACGCGCCGCCCATGATGATCGCGATGGATGACCCCGCTCACCTGTTGCGGCGCAAACTCGTCAACGCGGGCTTCACCCGGAAACGCGTCAAGGACCGGGAGCCCTCGATCGGCGCCCTGTGCGATGCCTTGATCGACAACGTCTGCGAGCGTGGCGAGTGCGACTTCGTCTGGGACCTTGCCGCGCCCCTGCCCATGGCGGTCATCGGCGACATGCTCGGGGTGCTCCCCGAAGAGCGGCAGATGTTTTTGCGCTGGTCCGACGACATGGTCACGCTGCTGAGCAGCACGACCGCGCAAGAGGACTTCCAGGTCTCCATCGACGCCTTCGCCGCCTACACCGAATACATGACGAGCATGATCGCGGCGCGCAAGGCCGAGCCGACCGATGACTTGGTCAGCGTGCTGGTGCACGCGGAGGTCGACGGCGAGAAGCTGGCCGACCACGAGATCGTGACCGAGGTGTTGTTGTTGCTCATCGGCGGCGACGAGACCACCCGGCACACGCTGTCCGGCGGCACCGCGCAGATCCTGCGCCACCCGCACCAGCACCGGCAACTGGTCGACGACGTGGCGCTGCTTCCCAATGCGATCGAAGAGATGCTGAGGTGGACCGCGCCGGTCAAGAACATGGCCCGCACCCTGACCGCCGATCTCGAGTTCCACGGCACCCAGCTCGCGCGGGGCGAGAAGATGATCTTGCTCTTCGAATCGGCGAACTTCGACGAAGCCGTGTTCGGGGACCCCGAGAGCTTCCGGATCGACCGCTACCCCAACAACCACCTGGCATTCGGCTTCGGAACCCATTTCTGCCTGGGCAATCAGCTGGCGCGTCTAGAGCTCTCGATGATGCTCGAGCGTCTGTTGAAACGCCTGCCCGACATGGAGCTGGCCTCCGGCGACCCGCTGCCGCTGCGGCCCGCCAACTTCGTCAGCGGCCTGGAGCGCATGCCGGTCAGATTCACGCCCTCGGCGCCCTCGGGCGCCTGA
- a CDS encoding nitric oxide reductase activation protein NorD: protein MVAEPVGPQRYRLLATYLAGRAVDVAEAAAGQDAYTDGDAIFVPAGGSAERQRRQVLVQGALLGAGSLDRRLVKRLRARPKVARRYLALEGHRVLADLAPTVALAAALRPDGAPRTASADDSLEMARGTIPIADPPMWFGVIRPAQLLASSVRGAAPATDADLRAAIELVAAREPDDEDDAASEDSKILKLFENPLFSSRALADFLRKLLGEGSSRGDDSSGGEFQARSIRPARTLGASARPLPTRINFVGERPGAAWGVGGALHPEWDVFNNRYRADWCRVIDFPLTGPTQISAAHVSHDDELRRRLARVGLGPRLLRARTDGDEIDIEALVDLLIDLRSGCSATEAVYTQRRNVVRNLGVLILLDASGSATDADQQGNTVHDHQRRAAATVAMTLEELGDRVAIYAFRSHGRHAVHLPAIKTFGQRFGAPQRARLNRLEPSGYTRLGAAIRGAGEILNAEAGTPNRLLLVLSDGCPYDDGYEGHYAEADANKALEELRGDGVACLCLSIGSTTAADELERVFGSARYVSAATLAEVSPRMDELFLTALRERAAPGPA from the coding sequence ATGGTTGCGGAACCCGTTGGTCCGCAACGGTATCGGCTCCTTGCCACCTACCTGGCCGGTCGGGCCGTCGACGTCGCCGAAGCCGCTGCCGGCCAGGACGCCTACACGGACGGCGACGCCATCTTCGTCCCGGCGGGCGGCTCCGCCGAGCGGCAGCGCCGGCAGGTACTGGTCCAGGGCGCGCTGCTCGGCGCGGGCAGCCTGGATCGGCGGCTGGTGAAGCGACTGCGCGCGCGCCCGAAGGTCGCGCGCCGCTACCTGGCGCTGGAAGGCCACCGGGTGCTCGCGGACCTCGCCCCCACCGTTGCGCTAGCGGCGGCGCTTCGCCCCGACGGTGCGCCCCGCACCGCGTCCGCGGATGACTCGCTCGAAATGGCCAGGGGCACAATCCCAATCGCGGACCCCCCGATGTGGTTCGGTGTCATCCGGCCGGCGCAACTGTTGGCGTCGTCGGTCAGAGGTGCCGCGCCGGCCACGGATGCGGATCTGCGGGCGGCGATCGAGCTCGTCGCCGCGCGGGAGCCCGACGACGAGGACGACGCCGCTTCGGAGGACAGCAAGATCCTCAAGCTGTTCGAGAACCCGCTGTTCAGTTCACGGGCCCTGGCGGATTTTCTGCGAAAACTGTTGGGCGAGGGCTCATCGCGTGGCGACGACTCGTCGGGCGGGGAGTTTCAGGCCCGCTCGATCCGGCCGGCACGGACGCTCGGCGCGTCGGCCCGCCCGCTTCCGACGCGCATCAATTTCGTCGGCGAACGGCCCGGCGCGGCGTGGGGAGTCGGCGGTGCACTCCATCCGGAGTGGGACGTCTTCAACAACCGCTATCGGGCGGATTGGTGCCGCGTGATCGATTTTCCGCTCACCGGGCCCACGCAGATCTCGGCCGCGCACGTGTCGCACGACGACGAGCTACGACGGCGGTTGGCACGCGTCGGCCTCGGCCCCAGGCTCTTACGCGCGCGCACCGACGGTGACGAAATCGACATCGAGGCACTCGTCGACCTCCTCATCGACCTGCGCTCCGGCTGTTCGGCCACGGAGGCCGTCTACACCCAGCGCCGCAACGTCGTTCGAAACCTCGGCGTCCTCATTCTGCTCGACGCTTCCGGATCGGCCACCGACGCCGACCAACAGGGAAACACGGTCCACGACCACCAGCGGCGCGCGGCGGCCACCGTGGCGATGACCCTGGAGGAACTCGGCGACCGCGTGGCCATCTACGCGTTTCGATCCCACGGACGGCATGCCGTGCACTTGCCGGCGATCAAGACGTTCGGGCAGCGCTTCGGCGCCCCGCAACGAGCGCGGCTCAATCGGCTTGAGCCGTCGGGCTATACGCGCCTCGGTGCGGCGATCCGCGGTGCGGGAGAGATTCTCAACGCCGAAGCCGGCACGCCCAACCGGCTGCTCCTCGTCCTGTCCGACGGGTGCCCCTATGACGACGGTTACGAGGGTCATTACGCGGAGGCCGACGCGAACAAGGCGCTCGAGGAACTCCGCGGCGATGGCGTGGCATGCCTGTGCCTGTCCATCGGGAGTACCACCGCCGCCGACGAACTCGAGCGTGTCTTCGGCTCCGCGCGCTACGTCAGCGCCGCGACGCTGGCCGAGGTGAGCCCGCGGATGGACGAGCTGTTCCTGACGGCGCTACGCGAGCGCGCCGCGCCGGGACCGGCCTGA
- a CDS encoding CbbQ/NirQ/NorQ/GpvN family protein yields MLTNSQPAVRPASEAPFYRPAGDEVAVFRAAAGRGLPVLLKGPTGCGKTRFVEAMAHALGRDLITVAAHEDMTSADLVGRFLLKGGETVWVDGPLTRAVREGAICYLDEIVEARQDTTVVIHPLADHRRELLVDRLGTTVPAAPGFQLVISYNPGYQSVLKNIKESTRQRFVAIELDFPSVEAETEIVAHEAGVDAATARALVTVGSAIRKLDGSPVREVSSTRMLILAGSLVAEGLNLRSAVQAAVVRILSDDREVVAALGELVDSLLPAM; encoded by the coding sequence GTGCTGACGAATTCCCAGCCCGCCGTTCGCCCGGCGTCGGAGGCGCCGTTCTACCGGCCGGCCGGCGACGAGGTGGCCGTCTTTCGCGCGGCGGCCGGCCGCGGCTTGCCGGTGTTGCTGAAAGGGCCGACGGGATGCGGCAAGACGCGGTTCGTGGAGGCGATGGCGCACGCGCTCGGCCGCGATCTGATCACCGTCGCGGCGCACGAAGACATGACGTCGGCGGACCTGGTCGGGCGTTTCCTTCTCAAAGGGGGCGAAACCGTCTGGGTGGACGGCCCGTTGACCCGGGCCGTCCGCGAGGGCGCGATCTGCTACCTGGACGAAATAGTCGAGGCGCGCCAGGACACCACGGTGGTCATCCATCCGCTCGCCGATCATCGCCGCGAGCTTCTGGTCGACCGTCTGGGCACGACAGTGCCTGCGGCGCCGGGTTTTCAGCTCGTCATTTCCTACAACCCCGGCTACCAAAGCGTGCTGAAGAACATCAAGGAGTCGACCCGGCAGCGGTTCGTGGCCATCGAACTCGATTTCCCCTCGGTCGAGGCCGAGACGGAAATCGTTGCCCACGAGGCGGGAGTCGACGCCGCGACGGCGCGCGCTCTGGTCACGGTCGGCAGCGCGATCCGAAAGCTCGATGGTTCGCCGGTGCGCGAGGTGTCGTCCACCCGGATGTTGATCCTGGCCGGCAGCCTGGTCGCCGAGGGGCTCAACCTGCGCAGCGCCGTCCAGGCGGCGGTGGTCCGGATCCTGTCCGATGATCGCGAGGTCGTCGCTGCGCTCGGCGAGCTCGTCGATTCCCTGCTGCCCGCGATGTGA
- a CDS encoding spirocyclase AveC family protein yields the protein MSDLANRNQASSVTETLPGQGELGAQAPSPVRPIKIWAAAGGALLALQLYVWVRWITGPYFERVPAGPSEPPMYMKVPLIANAVVLWVALPVVVWWFFIRPWRRERRITLDGMLVASMGLMFFQDPLLNYFNTWCTYNTWLFNRGSWSSNIPGWVSPEEPGRQVAEPLLTNTPGYAYGVLLITVVGCWIMRKVKTRWPNISNLRLVLITYALAFVFDFVMEGLVLLPIGFYTYPGAIRSVSINADTYYQWPLYEGLMWGGVQAALCCLRFFTDDRGRTVVERGLDHVRGGFARQQFTRFLAIFAGVSACFFVFYNLPAQWIGMHSDPWPQDHQKRSYFNGGICGDGTDTPCPNPALPIPTKRSGYIDVHGHLVLPPGGHLPDVVPFQRGR from the coding sequence ATGAGCGATCTCGCTAACCGGAACCAAGCCTCGTCTGTCACCGAGACACTGCCCGGCCAGGGCGAACTGGGCGCGCAGGCCCCGTCGCCGGTCAGGCCGATCAAGATCTGGGCCGCCGCCGGCGGCGCGCTGCTGGCCCTCCAGCTCTACGTGTGGGTCCGGTGGATCACCGGCCCCTATTTCGAGCGGGTGCCCGCGGGACCGAGCGAACCACCGATGTACATGAAGGTGCCGCTCATCGCGAACGCGGTCGTGCTGTGGGTCGCGCTGCCGGTCGTCGTGTGGTGGTTCTTCATCAGGCCGTGGCGGCGCGAGCGCCGAATCACGTTGGACGGCATGCTCGTGGCGTCGATGGGCCTGATGTTCTTCCAGGATCCGTTGCTGAACTACTTCAACACGTGGTGCACCTACAACACCTGGCTGTTCAACCGGGGCTCCTGGTCGTCGAACATTCCGGGTTGGGTCTCCCCGGAGGAACCGGGCCGTCAGGTGGCCGAGCCCCTCTTGACCAACACACCGGGCTACGCATACGGCGTCCTGCTGATCACGGTCGTCGGGTGCTGGATCATGCGCAAAGTCAAGACGCGCTGGCCGAACATCAGCAATCTTCGCCTGGTCCTCATCACGTACGCCCTGGCGTTTGTCTTCGACTTCGTCATGGAGGGTCTGGTCCTGCTACCGATCGGCTTCTACACGTACCCCGGTGCCATCAGGTCCGTGTCGATCAATGCCGACACCTACTACCAATGGCCGCTCTACGAAGGCCTGATGTGGGGTGGTGTGCAGGCGGCGCTGTGCTGTCTGCGTTTCTTCACCGACGATCGTGGGCGCACCGTCGTCGAGCGCGGATTGGACCACGTGCGAGGCGGATTCGCGCGACAGCAGTTCACCCGGTTCCTGGCGATCTTCGCCGGGGTCAGCGCCTGCTTCTTCGTCTTCTACAACTTGCCCGCGCAATGGATCGGAATGCACTCTGACCCGTGGCCCCAGGACCACCAGAAGCGTTCGTACTTCAACGGCGGCATCTGTGGTGACGGGACGGACACGCCATGCCCGAATCCCGCTCTGCCGATACCCACCAAGCGCTCCGGGTACATCGACGTGCACGGTCATCTGGTCCTGCCGCCCGGCGGCCACCTGCCGGATGTCGTCCCCTTCCAACGGGGACGCTAG
- a CDS encoding TetR/AcrR family transcriptional regulator has protein sequence MVERWTRERRLEHTRSLLIDAAEEVFGEKGFVAATLDDIAHAAGYTKGAIYKHFSTKEDLFLAVSDRYWRRYFVNFTEVMAPATQVGARELDEIAKRWSQLSRDRGAEHAALGHEFMLYLLRNPEARERVAAKRSEAVEALAKFIVAGIDRLGGTLLIPASTFAQVLVATSDSVVLGSQLDDVDLFRPIVEMYVSVIKLP, from the coding sequence ATGGTTGAGCGTTGGACGCGAGAGCGCCGCCTCGAGCACACCCGCTCGCTCCTGATCGATGCCGCCGAGGAGGTTTTCGGCGAGAAGGGGTTCGTCGCCGCGACGCTCGACGACATTGCCCACGCCGCCGGCTACACGAAAGGCGCCATCTACAAACACTTTTCAACGAAGGAAGACCTGTTCCTGGCGGTCAGTGATCGCTATTGGCGCCGGTACTTCGTCAACTTCACCGAAGTGATGGCGCCGGCGACGCAGGTCGGCGCACGCGAACTCGACGAGATCGCCAAACGCTGGAGCCAGCTCAGCCGGGATCGCGGGGCCGAGCACGCCGCGCTAGGTCACGAGTTCATGCTGTACCTGCTGCGCAACCCCGAGGCGCGGGAACGCGTGGCCGCCAAGAGATCCGAGGCCGTCGAGGCGCTGGCAAAGTTCATCGTGGCGGGCATCGACCGGCTCGGCGGGACGTTGCTGATTCCCGCGTCGACCTTCGCCCAGGTGCTCGTCGCCACCAGCGACTCGGTCGTGTTGGGCAGCCAACTCGACGACGTGGACCTGTTCCGACCGATCGTCGAGATGTACGTGTCGGTGATCAAGCTGCCCTGA